CCGCTGTAGGGGGAAGGTTTTAGTTTGTGAGTTTAGATGTACACTATGTCTTCCTCGAACACCGTCATTGTTTCCAGCCCCTCGGCGGTTACAAGGTAGGTGTTTTCCACTCCCACAGCCCCATCGGGAAAAACAAATTTGGGCTCCAGGGCGATGACCATTCCTTCTTCCAGGAGCGTGTCGAATCCGTGTGCAAATACAGGCAGTTCGTCGAGTTCGATGCCGATTCCGTGACCGACAAATGCCACAGGTGTTGGGAAACCCATGAAATGCTTCCCGAAAGGTCCTTCCTCGGCAGCCTGCCTGGCCAGGTCGTAGATTTTTCCACTCGCCACACCAGGTTTTGCCGCCTTTTTCATCCTCTCCAGGATATCCAGCGCAGCCTCCTGAGCCCTGATTAGATGCCCGGGGAGTTCTCCAATACAAAATATCCTGGTTTGGTCTACCATATACCCGTCGTGAACAAAACCGTAATCCACAAGAACGGGCTCATTTCTGGCAATCGGCTTTTCGCAGGCGCCCTGTGCATAGGCCGGGCTGACACCTTTCCCTCCCACAGCGCCGTCAAAATAACTGGGAACAACGTTTCGTCCGGAACAAATATGGACAAAAACAAGGTCCTGATTGAATCCGCGCACTCTCAGCAAACCGGCGTGCCCTTTCTTGCGGGAATATGCCTCGATTAACGCGGCCAGTTCCAGTTCGGTCATGCCTTCCCGCAAAGTTTCTCTGACCATGGTAAAAACTTCGCCGTGCAGATCTGCTGCCTCTTTTAAGATTTGTAATTCATAAGGAGACTTGACCATCCTGACAGTGCGTATTAATTGGCTTGCATCTACAATTTTGGCCGGTTCAAAAAGTTTTTGATAGCGCAAATATTGCGCTGCGGGGAGAATGTCCAGTTCGAAGCCGAGCGTTTTCAAAGGCCGGGAACTGTAAG
Above is a genomic segment from Desulfotomaculum sp. containing:
- a CDS encoding aminopeptidase P family protein; its protein translation is MRFTPKSELNQRCAKLQELLKLHGIDGAVMVQNADLFYFSGTIQRSHLFIPAEGSPVLLVKKTFERATEESGLDNIICLESLREIHAIIQSYSSRPLKTLGFELDILPAAQYLRYQKLFEPAKIVDASQLIRTVRMVKSPYELQILKEAADLHGEVFTMVRETLREGMTELELAALIEAYSRKKGHAGLLRVRGFNQDLVFVHICSGRNVVPSYFDGAVGGKGVSPAYAQGACEKPIARNEPVLVDYGFVHDGYMVDQTRIFCIGELPGHLIRAQEAALDILERMKKAAKPGVASGKIYDLARQAAEEGPFGKHFMGFPTPVAFVGHGIGIELDELPVFAHGFDTLLEEGMVIALEPKFVFPDGAVGVENTYLVTAEGLETMTVFEEDIVYI